In Notolabrus celidotus isolate fNotCel1 unplaced genomic scaffold, fNotCel1.pri scaffold_134_arrow_ctg1, whole genome shotgun sequence, the following proteins share a genomic window:
- the slc31a1 gene encoding high affinity copper uptake protein 1 isoform X1, protein MSQSREQTGDRGQGTGVNLGHSEHETHLTGDPARTGVLREPGSSCDNSQHRGFKGFRLRPELRSGFTGTHLRAQWTGVKSTQVRARACRQSEADMNHMEHMDHINHSTMETDHTHHHHHTMAPPTTNGHDHGGGGGGHEGHGGMVMTFYFGYENVELLFTGLLINSPGEMVGACIGVFLLAVLYEGLKMGRETLLRRSQVNVRYNSMPLPGADGTVLMETHKTVGQRMLSPAHFLQTLLHIVQVVVSYFLMLVFMTYNAYLCIAVAAGAGMGYFLFSWRKAVVVDITEHCH, encoded by the exons CTCTGAGCACGAGACACACCTGACAGGTGATCCGGCTCGGACAGGAGTCCTCAGAGAGCCAGGTTCCTCCTGTGACAACAGCCAGCACCGAGGCTTTAAAGGGTTCAGACTGAGACCAGAGCTGCGATCAGGATTCACAGGTACACACCTGCGCGCGCAGTGGACAGGTGTGAAGTCAACGCAGgtgcgtgcgcgtgcgtgcCGGCAAAGTGAAGCAG acatgAACCACATGGAGCACATGGACCACATCAACCACAGCACCATGGAAACTGATCACacccaccatcatcatcacaccATGGCCCCGCCCACCACCAACGGACACGAccacggaggaggaggaggagggcatgAGGGACATGGAGGAATG GTGATGACCTTCTACTTTGGCTACGAGAACGTGGAGCTGCTCTTCACCGGACTCCTCATCAACTCTCCTGGAG agatggttggggcgTGTATCGGGGTCTTCCTGCTGGCGGTCTTGTACGAGGGGCTTAAGATGGGTCGTGAGACGCTGCTGCGTCGCAGTCAGGTCAACGTCCGCTACAACTCTATGCCGCTGCCGGGGGCGGACGGGACGGTGCTGATGGAGACGCACAAGACGGTCGG ACAGCGGATGTTAAGCCCCGCCCACTTCCTGCAAACCTTGTTGCACATCGTTCAGGTGGTCGTCAGCTACTTCCTGATGCTCGTCTTCATGACCTACAACGCCTACCTCTGCATCGCCGTGGCCGCTGGTGCTGGCATGGGCTACTTCCTGTTCAGCTGGCGAAAGGCGGTGGTCGTTGACATCACGGAGCACTGCCATTAG
- the slc31a1 gene encoding high affinity copper uptake protein 1 isoform X2: MNHMEHMDHINHSTMETDHTHHHHHTMAPPTTNGHDHGGGGGGHEGHGGMVMTFYFGYENVELLFTGLLINSPGEMVGACIGVFLLAVLYEGLKMGRETLLRRSQVNVRYNSMPLPGADGTVLMETHKTVGQRMLSPAHFLQTLLHIVQVVVSYFLMLVFMTYNAYLCIAVAAGAGMGYFLFSWRKAVVVDITEHCH; encoded by the exons atgAACCACATGGAGCACATGGACCACATCAACCACAGCACCATGGAAACTGATCACacccaccatcatcatcacaccATGGCCCCGCCCACCACCAACGGACACGAccacggaggaggaggaggagggcatgAGGGACATGGAGGAATG GTGATGACCTTCTACTTTGGCTACGAGAACGTGGAGCTGCTCTTCACCGGACTCCTCATCAACTCTCCTGGAG agatggttggggcgTGTATCGGGGTCTTCCTGCTGGCGGTCTTGTACGAGGGGCTTAAGATGGGTCGTGAGACGCTGCTGCGTCGCAGTCAGGTCAACGTCCGCTACAACTCTATGCCGCTGCCGGGGGCGGACGGGACGGTGCTGATGGAGACGCACAAGACGGTCGG ACAGCGGATGTTAAGCCCCGCCCACTTCCTGCAAACCTTGTTGCACATCGTTCAGGTGGTCGTCAGCTACTTCCTGATGCTCGTCTTCATGACCTACAACGCCTACCTCTGCATCGCCGTGGCCGCTGGTGCTGGCATGGGCTACTTCCTGTTCAGCTGGCGAAAGGCGGTGGTCGTTGACATCACGGAGCACTGCCATTAG
- the slc25a46 gene encoding solute carrier family 25 member 46 yields MASRRPDSFDGLGFRSREDPLYGAGYPVRSAGGPAELHPHHWVTTPPDIPGSRNLHHGDRTPQFDQSMGEPGEPGSAAGWEGPHPGVPPAEQLNRFAGFGIGLVSLFTENVLAHPCIVFRRQCQVNYHARCYHLTPFSAVAVMYSITKAQGPKALWKGMGSTFIVHGISLGAEGIISELTPLPRELPHRWSWNQLAGHLLLKGSVTTSPEKHREDDLNSF; encoded by the exons ATGGCCTCCAGGCGGCCGGACAGCTTCGATGGACTCGGGTTCCGGTCCCGTGAGGACCCCCTGTACGGGGCGGGGTACCCGGTGAGGAGCGCCGGGGGTCCCGCGGAGCTGCACCCCCATCACTGGGTCACCACGCCGCCGGACATCCCGGGGAGCCGGAACCTGCACCACGGAGACCGGACCCCCCAGTTCGACCAGTCCATGGGGGAACCCGGAGAACCCGGATCCGCAGCGGGCTGGGAGGGTCCGCATCCTGGGGTCCCTCCTGCAG AGCAGCTGAATCGATTCGCAGGGTTTGGGATCGGACTCGTCAG cctgtTCACAGAGAACGTCCTCGCTCACCCCTGCATCGTCTTCCGCAGACAGTGTCAG GTGAACTACCACGCCCGCTGTTACCACCTGACGCCGTTCAGCGCAGTCGCCGTCATGTACTCCATCACTAAAGCTCAG ggTCCAAAGGCTCTGTGGAAGGGGATGGGGAGCACCTTCATCGTTCATGGTATCTCACTCGGGGCCGAGGGCATCATCAGCGAGTTAACACCATTACCACG GGAGCTTCCTCACAGGTGGAGTTGGAATCAGCTGGCGGGACATTTGCTGCTGAAAgggtcagtaactacttctcctgaaaaacacagagaggatgaTCTGAACTCATTttaa
- the wdr36 gene encoding WD repeat-containing protein 36, with product MRYHGHKQEVRLLLPLGDQLISADCGGDVIVWDVQGGDIYLQLQFDPASFDVSAMMHPSTYLNKVLLGSSQGALQLWNIKTSKLLFTFPGWSAGVTVLQQSPAVDVVGVGMVTGRIVLHNIRLDETLMSFTQDWGPISSLAFRTDGPPIMASGSPQGHIAFWDLERRQLVTQQRHAHSTAIAAATFLHGEPLLVTNGGDNAIKVWIFDQEGGGARLLRSRQGHSAPPTTLRHHGNDGKNILSAGQDGTLQSFSTVHERFNKSLGHGSVNKKKEQKKKKGLSYEELRLPAITAFSSATARQSDWDGIAACHRGRLATTTWNYQRCTMGAHHLQPPDTPRSTIATAVSITSCGNFAVVGSSCGRVDAYNLQSGLHRGCYGDDEKAHSGTVRGVATDTLNQLTLTAGSDWLLKFWRFKSRKQEVQLKLSAAPASMMLHRDSGMLALALDDFTLQVVDIETRRVVRKFAGHHGNINDMTFSPDGRWLVTVAMDCTIRTWDLPSGSLVDCFLVAMAPVGVSLSPTGDFLATAHVDSLGVFLWTNKSLCGPVGLRPLPADYQPAVETLPGVMADQSEEEVTSQEMDDEYKSAEQLGAELVTLSLLPESRWKSLLHLDLIKRRNKPVAPPAAPPAAPFFLPTLPGLTPRFVSPMATEQEGQSKVLDWGVLAQRSEVSCALESSLQSGCFDRPLRLLKDCGPAALSVELSCLTSEGGGVSSLLLAFINMIDRMLASGRDFDLAHAYLALFLKLHLRSLSQDPVAMEALLRLSSRLEAGWAELQASFNQSLCLLSYTKSALL from the exons ATGCGTTACCatggacacaaacaggaagtgcgATTGCTGCTTCCTCTTGGTGATCAGCTTATCTCCGCTGATTGCGGTGGTGATGTCATCGTGTGGGACGTCCAGGGAGGCg ACATTTACCTGCAGCTACAGTTTGACCCCGCCTCCTTTGATGTGTCAGCCATGATGCACCCCAGCACCTACCTGAACAAGGTGCTGCTGGGAAGCTCCCAAGGTGCACTGCAGCTCTGGAACATCAAGACCag TAAGCTTCTGTTCACGTTCCCCGGCTGGTCAGCAGGTGTCACGgttctgcagcag agtcctgctgtggacgtggttgGTGTCGGCATGGTGACCGGTCGCATTGTCCTTCACAACATCCGATTGGACGAGACACTCATGAGCTTCACACAAGACTGGggaccaatcagctcgctcgcTTTCAGAACAG ACGGGCCTCCCATCATGGCGTCTGGCAGCCCTCAGGGCCACATTGCATTCTGGGATCTGGAGCGCCGTCAGCTTGTCACTCAACAAAGACACGCCCACAGCACAGCCATCGCCGCGGCGACCTTCCTGCACGGCGAGCCCCTGTTGGTCACTAACGGAGGAGACAACGCCATcaag GTGTggatatttgaccaggaggggGGCGGAGCCAGGTTGTTGAGGAGTCGGCAAGGTCACAGCGCCCCGCCCACCACCCTCCGTCACCATGGAAATGATGGAAAAAACATCCTCAGCGCTG GTCAGGACGGGACGCTGCAGTCCTTCTCCACCGTCCACGAACGCTTCAACAAGAGCCTCGGACACG GCTCTGTGAACAAGAagaaggagcagaagaagaagaagggtcTGTCGTACGAGGAGTTGCGTCTTCCCGCCATCACGGCGTTTTCTTCTG CGACCGCTCGTCAGTCAGACTGGGACGGCATCGCAGCCTGCCATCGTGGTCGCTTAGCAACAACAACCTGGAATTACCAGCGGTGCACCATGGGAGCTCACCATCTGCAGCCGCCGGACACGCCCAGGAGCACCATCGCTACG GCGGTCAGCATCACTTCCTGTGGAAACTTCGCCGTGGTCGGCTCGTCCTGTGGGCGCGTCGATGCCTACAACCTGCAGTCCGGTCTGCACCGGGGTTGCTATGGTGACGATGAGAAAG CTCACAGCGGGACAGTGCGAGGAGTCGCCACGGATACCTTGAACCAGCTGACGTTAACAGcaggctctgattggctgctgaagTTCTGGCGCTTCaagagcaggaaacaggaagtgcagCTGAAGCTAAGTGCAGCGCCAGCTAGCATGATGCTCCACAGGGACAG CGGGATGTTAGCGTTAGCGCTGGATGACTTCACGCTGCAGGTGGTCGACATTGAAACCAGACGGGTTGTCAGGAAGTTTGCGGGTCACCACGGCAACATCAATGACATG ACGTTCAGTCCTGACGGACGCTGGCTGGTTACCGTGGCGATGGACTGCACCATCCGGACCTGGGACCTCCCCTCTGGAAG ccTCGTGGACTGTTTCCTGGTTGCCATGGCACCAGTGGGCGTGTCCTTGTCCCCGACTGGAGACTTCCTGGCGACGGCTCACGTTGACAGTCTGGGCGTGTTTCTCTG GACCAATAAGAGTCTGTGTGGTCCTGTTGGGCTCCGCCCCCTCCCAGCTGACTACCAACCAGCCGTTGAGACGCTGCCGGGGGTGATGGCAGATCAGTCTGAAGAGGAAGTGACATCACAGGAGATGGACGATGAGTACAAATCAGCTGAGCAGTTAGGGGCGGAGCTCGTGACGCTCTCTCTGCTGCCGGAGTCTCGGTGGAAGAGTCTGCTGCACCTGGACCTCATCAAG aggaggaacaaaCCTGTAGCGCCCCCTGCTGCTCCGCCTGCTGCTCCGTTCTTCCTGCCGACTCTTCCTGGTCTCACACCTCGCTTTGTGTCACCCATGGCAACAGAACAAGAAGGACAG TCGAAGGTGTTGGATTGGGGCGTGTTggctcagaggtcagaggtcagctgtGCTCTGGAGTCGTCTCTTCAGTCCGGATGCT TTGATCGCCCACTGAGGCTCCTGAAGGATTGTGGGCCGGCGGCGCTCTCCGTTGAGCTCTCCTGTCTGACATCAGAGGGGGGCGGAGTCAGCAGTCTGCTGCTGGCCTTTATAAACATGATTGACAGAATGCTGGCGAGTGGGCGGGACTTTGACCTGGCTCACGCTTATCTGGCGCTCTTCCTGAag ctccATCTTCGCTCCTTGTCTCAGGACCCCGTCGCCATGGAAGCGTTGCTTCGCCTCTCCTCACGGCTGGAGGCAGGGTGGGCGGAGCTACAGGCCTCATTTAACCAATCACTGTGTTTACTGTCATACACCAAGAGTGCActgctgtaa